From Vitis vinifera cultivar Pinot Noir 40024 chromosome 5, ASM3070453v1, the proteins below share one genomic window:
- the LOC100251429 gene encoding probable aldo-keto reductase 2 yields MGEMKKLFDEGKIKYIGLSEASASTIRRAHAVHPISAVQLEWSLWSRDVEEDIVPTCRELGIGIVAYSPLGRGFFSSGPKLVENLSQDDYRKDLPRFHPENLKDNSNIFERVNKIAARKGCTPSQLALAWVHHQGSNVCPIPGTTKIENLNQNMGALSVKLTPEEMAELEAIASVDAVKGDRYGANLPTWKDSETPPLSSWEA; encoded by the exons ATGGGAGAAATGAAGAAACTTTTTGACGAGGGTAAAATAAAGTACATAGGTCTGAGTGAGGCCTCTGCTTCAACAATCAGAAGAGCACATGCAGTCCATCCCATATCAGCTGTGCAGTTGGAGTGGTCCTTGTGGTCAAGAGATGTAGAGGAAGACATAGTTCCTACTTGCAG AGAACTTGGAATTGGGATTGTTGCATATAGCCCACTGGGGAGGGGTTTCTTTTCTTCAGGACCGAAGCTGGTTGAGAACTTGTCACAGGATGACTACAGGAAG GATCTACCAAGGTTCCACCCTGAGAATCTAAAGGACAATAGTAACATATTTGAGCGAGTTAATAAAATTGCGGCAAGGAAGGGATGCACCCCATCGCAGCTAGCCCTGGCCTGGGTCCATCACCAAGGGAGCAACGTTTGTCCCATACCAGGAACCACCAAGATTGAAAACCTGAACCAGAATATGGGGGCTTTGTCAGTGAAACTAACACCGGAAGAAATGGCTGAACTGGAAGCCATTGCTTCAGTAGATGCTGTCAAGGGTGACAGATATGGAGCCAACTTGCCTACCTGGAAGGACTCAGAAACTCCACCCCTTTCTTCATGGGAAGCTTGA
- the LOC104877441 gene encoding protein TRIGALACTOSYLDIACYLGLYCEROL 1, chloroplastic has protein sequence MQTASLLHPVFCFSNRANKVDGWMKMKTSNLSPFLGRVSFTGKSQTCKFHIPVQRTRLFSIPSADDGHPSVSVSEENSDTNHAFNHEEESLLSKWSPPRYLWRGLSVFIMAGQVIIRILTGKVHWVNTLQQLERVGPRSVGVCILTAAFVGMAFTIQFVREFTRLGLNRSVGGVLALAFSRELSPVVTSIVVAGRIGSAFAAELGTMQVSEQTDTLRVLGTNPVDYLVTPRVIASCIALPFLTLLCFTVGMASSALLADSVYGISINIILDSAQRALNSWDIISAMIKSVAFGGIISTVSCAWGVTTMGGAKGVGESTTSAVVISLVGIFIADFALSYCFFQGAGDALKNCV, from the exons ATGCAGACAGCTTCTCTTCTTCACCCAGTTTTTTGCTTCTCTAACag GGCAAACAAAGTTGATGGGTGGATGAAGATGAAAACATCTAATTTGAGTCCATTCTTAGGAAGAGTCAGCTTCACTGGAAAATCTCAGACTTGTAAGTTTCACATCCCTGTCCAAAGAACCAGGTTGTTTTCAATTCCTAGTGCAGATGATGGCCATCCATCTGTCTCAGTGTCTGAAGAAAACTCAGACACAAACCATGCATTCAATCATGAAGAAGAGTCCTTGTTGAGCAAATGGTCGCCTCCCAGGTACCTATGGAGGGGATTATCTGTGTTTATCATGGCAGGGCAGGTAATTATTAGGATACTGACGGGCAAAGTCCACTGGGTGAATACTCTACAACAGCTGGAGAGAGTTGGGCCGAGATCAGTGGGTGTCTGTATCTTAACTGCAGCCTTTGTTGGTATGGCCTTCACCATACAATTTGTTAGAGAATTCACCAGATTAGGATTAAACCGATCTGTTGGTGGGGTATTAGCTTTAGCCTTCTCAAGGGAGCTGAGTCCAGTTGTGACATCAATAGTGGTTGCAGGGCGTATTGGAAGTGCATTTGCAGCAGAGTTGGGAACGATGCAGGTTTCTGAGCAAACCGACACACTAAGAGTTCTAGGCACAAACCCTGTGGACTATCTTGTCACACCTAGGGTGATTGCTTCTTGTATTGCTCTACCATTTTTGACACTCTTGTGTTTCACAGTAGGGATGGCATCAAGTGCACTTCTAGCTGACAGTGTTTATGGGATTAGCATCAACATCATACTAGATTCTGCTCAGAGAGCTCTTAATTCATGGGACATAATAAGCGCAATGATCAAGTCAGTGGCTTTTGGTGGGATCATATCTACTGTAAGCTGTGCATGGGGAGTAACTACCATGGGAGGTGCCAAAGGAGTTGGGGAATCAACTACTTCAGCTGTGGTTATCTCTCTTGTTGGTATCTTTATTGCTGATTTTGCACTCTCTTATTGCTTCTTTCAAGGGGCCGGAGATGCACTGAAGAATTGTGTATAA